The stretch of DNA ACTGGCCTGCGATCCGGTCCAGCCGATTGCCGGTTGGGCGGTGTAGTAGCTGTAGAAGAAAGCGGCGGACGACGATCTGGAAGAGATATCGACCGCCGGAACCGCTGCCGCCTGGACGATGTCGTCGCCCGCTGCGGCGATCACCATCCCATCAGCGAGATAGGGCGCTTCCCCGAGTACAGCGCCGTCTTGCGCAACGGCCTGTTCGACGGGCAACACAAAAAGACTTGCGGCCGCCATCCAGACCGCAAGTCCAAACGCAGTCAACCGACGCATTGGACAGTCCTCCCCGATTGGTCATCAGGAAGTACGCCTGCACCACGCAATTCCTTTTTGACCCATATTCACCATACTTCAATCGGGAAAGCGTTGGCAAACACCGATCGCACAGGACGCAAGAATTGCGATAAACAGTCGTCCCTCTGGTGGTTTTCGTGCGTGCAAAGCTGATTTTGATAGTCGAATACCTCACTGGGGTAAAGGGACCGCTCCGCTCTGCGCTCGACTGGTTTCGCGCGCATGGGTTGGGGGAGCGAGTCATCAAGAGCGCCCTGGCGGCGGTGATCGCGTGGCTGCTGGCGGGGTTGTTGCCAGACAACCCCGCGCCGATTCTGGCTCCGCTGACCGCTATCTTCTCGATCAACCTCACCATTGCCGGGAGCATGCGAGACGCGGTCCAGCGTGTGCTCGGAGTGGTCTTTGGCATCCTGCTGGCGGTCTTGATCAGCGAGTACATCGGCGCCAACTCATGGGCGATTTTTCTCGTCATCCTGATCTCGTTCTATGTAGGGCGGCGTCTTGGGCTCGATCCGAGCGGCATCCAGCAGATTGCCGTTTCTGCCTTGCTCATCGTTCTGGGCGCGGCCAGCAAGGCGATCGACGATGCGGCGGTCCTGCATCTTGCCAATACGTTGATCGGCACCGGGGTTGGGTTGCTGCTCAATGCGTCGGTGGCGCCCCCGAATCACTTGCCCGATGCCCGCCGCCGCCTGCTGGAGGTGGGAGAGGCAATCCAGGATGACCTGCGGATGCTGGCCGAAGCGGCGCGCACCGGTATCAGCAATGACGAAGCGCTCACGACGTTGCATCTGGCGCGTGAAACGAACGCCGAGCTCCTGGAACTGGATACCGCGCTCAATCAGGCACGGGAGAGTCTGCAATTCAACCTGCTTGGGCGGCGACAGCGTGATGTGCTGGGACTCTATCACCAGGCCGATCTTGCACTCGAGCATGCATCGATCCAGACCCGCATGATTGCCCGCGCGCTGGCGGATGCCACCGCGCAAGACGCGCCGCTCGGGTGGCTATTGGGAGATGCTTTGGGCGCTCCGTTAGCCGACTTGCTCGACATGGGGGTGGAAACGCTGGACGCGTATCTGACGCGCATCCGCGAAGGTGACCTGACGGGCGGATTTCCGATCGACACCGATCGGTTGACTGGCTATCAGGCCGCCATCGCTCGTCGTGCGGCGGATTTCGACGGCGAGCTGCGGCCTGGTGGCTGGATCTACCTTGGCGAGGTCGTGGCGTTGGCAACACAGCTCATCACCGATCTTTCCACGCCGACCGATCAATTGGAGCGAGTGCCGAACGTCGAGTCCTTCGAGCTCGCCTGAGTGAGTCGTTGTCGCAAGCCCACATTGCTGACATCTCGCTCCCGGTTCGATGGCTAACCGAGCAAGAGGTCGATGCGGATCGCGGCGGGACGGCCATCGGACTGGATGAATTCGTTGGTGGCGCGCAGTGCGGAGATCCAGCCGTTGGTTCCGTCTGGCAGCTCGACTTTGCACCAAACCTGATACGCGGTGGCGCTGGTTTCGAGGGTGGCCTCCGGTCCGGTATCGATTTCCAGCAGCGGCAAGCGCAACCCCGGTTCGAGCGTAACCGTTCTGTTCGCTTCGCCGGACCTCGAAGCACGCACGGGAAACTCGCTTCCCGATAGCGCCACCATCACCTCGGCGCCGGTGGGGATATCCGGTCCGTAGGCGCGCCCATAGATGACATGCAGTGGATTGAGCCAGCCAATCTCGGTCGGCAGGAGCTCGCTGTCGAAGGGCCAGTATCCGGGGCCGGGCGGACACTGATAGCCGCAGGGGTAGTCGTACCAGGGCGCATCGCCGTTGACGATCGATTCCGTCAGGAACGTGCGCATTTCGAAGTGCAAGTGACTGGGCGAGCGGCCGTCGGTCTTGTTCAGAACGCGGGCGATGAGCTGGCCGCGGGAGACCGTGTCACCCTCACCAACGAGCAATGCGTAGTCGAGATGGCCGTACATGGAGAGGACCCCGCCGTCATGCTGAATGATGACCACGCGGCCGGGATAGTCCGACCCGGCAAAGACCACAATTCCGTCCGCTACGGCGTAGACCGGCGCGCCCGCGGAATTGCCATCGAAATCGAGATACCAGTTCTCGCCGGTGTGCCACCAGCCGGGATAGAGGGAGGTGTTTTCGACATCGAACGCATGGCGAATGATGGTTCCGTCGCAGGGGATGGCCCCCTCCCAACCCAGCGGCAGGGCAAAGGCGGGGCTGTTTTGGGCGGCAGCCGTTCGCTGCTTCGCGCCAAACCCCGCCATTGCCGCAGAGGCGAGCAGTTTTCTTCGATCGATGCGCATCGTGTTCGTGTCGTCCTTTCCGGAGGGCATGCCTCGTCCTGGGGATATACGTCATCGGTCCGCTCGCGGGTTGGGTGCTTCGGTCTCCGAAGCGTGACTGGGCGTTCTTGGTGCTGCGTGCCGTGGTCAGCCCGCTCCCGTTGCTTTGGTACACTCGCGAGCGTCCCCGAGCGCCCTGTCCCGGGTTTCTTTCGACCGTGTTCCGGCCGTTCTGCAAGGGTCCAAGCCGCGTGTCAACTGCCACTGTCACCGCACCGAAATCAAACGTCTCTCGCGCCACGCTGGAAACGAGCCGCGTGCTGCAAGCAGAGCTGAAAGCGCGCATCAACGGCGAGGTCCGGTTCGACCGAACATCGCGGATGCTCTATTCCACCGACGCGTCCAACTATCAGATCGAACCGGTGGGCGTCGTGATTCCGCGGTCGATGGACGATGCGATTGGCGCGATCGAGCTGGCAGCCAGCCATGGGGTGCCGATTCTGCCGCGTGGTGGTGGATCGTCACTGGCCGGGCAGACGGTGGGCGCGGCGCTGGTGATCGACTTTTCCAAGTATCTCTCCCGCATCCACGATCTCAATGTGGAAGAGGGGACCGTGCTGGCCGAGCCGGGTCTCAATCTCGAAAGCCTGAACAACCAGCTGAAGGCCAACAAGCTGATGTTCGGGCCGGATCCTTCGTCGAGCAACCGCGCGACGATTGGCGGGGTGATTGGCAACAACTCGACTGGCGCGCATTCGATTCTCTACGGCATGACCGGGGACAACGTCCTCGCCGTGCGCGCCGCGTTGGCGACCGGCGGCGTGGCCGAACTGAGCCAGGTCTCGGCCGAGACACTGGCGGCGCAGGCAGCGGCAGACGATCCGCGCGGGCGCCTGCTGCGCGACATCCTGGCGTTCCGGGAGGCGAACCGCGATCTGATCGCGCGGGATTTCCCGCCTCACTGGCGGCGTTCGACAGGCTATTCGCTGAACGAGTTGCTCAAACCGGACGGGGAGTTCAACCCGGCCCGCTTGCTGGTTTCGTCCGAAGGCACCCTGGCGACGGTGCTGCAAGCACGCATGAAGCTGGCGCCAACCCCGAAGCAAACCGCGCTGGTGCTGTTGCAGTTTGCCGAACTGGTGCCGGCGATGGAAGCCACCAGTCACATCCTCGAATGCGAGCCCTCGGCGGTCGAGCTGATGGACCGCATGCTCATCGATCTCACCCGTGCCCAGCCGGGATATGCCAGCCGCATCTCGTTCATCGAGGGTAACCCGGCCGGGATCCTGGCGGTCGAGTTCTACGGAGAATCCGAAGCGGAGCTCGTCTCCAGGTGTGCCGCGCTGGAAGCTCATCTGAAGAAACACAAGGTCGCGATGAGCGCCGAGCCATTGCGCGTGCTGGACGCCAAGCGGCAAGCCGACATCTGGAAGGTGCGCAAGGACGGGTTGGGGCTGCTCTACTCGATTCGGGGCGATTACAAACCGATTCCGGTGATCGAGGATGTCTCCGTGCCGGTGGAGCACCTGCCCGAGTTCGTCGGCGCGGTCGAGCGGATGTGCGCCGAGCACGGCACGACCGCCGCCTATTACGCGCATGCGTCTGCCGGTTGTCTGCACATTCGCCCGCTCATCAATCTGAAGAGCGAAGACGGCATCCGGATGATGAAGGAGATGGCCGACGAGGCTGCCCAGATGGCGCACCGGTTTGGCGGGGTAATGTCCGGCGAGCATGGCGATGGGTTGCAGCGCTCAGAGCTGAACGAAGTCATCTTTGGTCCGGAGCTCTATCAGGCGATGCGCCAGTTCAAGGCGATCTTCGACCCAGACGGCATCATGAACCCCGGCAAGAAGGTCGATGCGCCGCCGATGACGGAGAACCTGCGACTGGGCGTCGACTATCACCCGGTCGAGCTGAAAACCCATATCGATTTCTCGCGCGAGGGCGGCTTCATGGCCGCGGTCGAGATGTGCAATGGCGCCGCGGTTTGCCGCAAGACCAAAGCCGGCACGATGTGTCCCTCCTACATGGCGACCAAAGACGAGATGGACACCACGCGGGCACGCGCAAATGCACTGCGCAACGCGCTGGCTGGCAACATCTTCGAACCAGCGGATTTGACCAGGAAAGAGACGTACGAGGTCATGGATCTCTGTCTCTCCTGTAAGGCTTGCAAGACCGAATGCCCGTCCAGTGTGGACATGGCCAAGCTCAAGATCGAGTTTCTGGCTCAGTACTACGAGGCGAACGGCGTGCCGACCAGGGCCAAGATCTTCGGCAATATCCACACACTCTCACGTTTGGGCTCGATGTTCGCGCCGGTCGCCAATTTGGCGTTGACCACTCCGCTGAGCGCGCCGGTGATGCGCGCGGTGGGAGTGCATCCCGAGCGCAAGATGTCGACCTTCAAGCACAACACGTTCGTGAAGCGCTGGAAGAAGCATGTGCGGGGGTTGCCGCCAAACCGTCCGACCAGAGGGGCGGTGGTCTATTTCCACGACACCTTCGCGACCTACAACTATCCGCATATTGGGATGGCGGCGGTCGAGCTTCTTGAAGCAGCCGGGTTCCAGGTCATCATCGAAGAACGGCGCGCGTGTTGCGGCCGTCCGATGCTCTCCAAGGGATTGGTCAACGATGCGCGCAAGAACGCGCGCAGAAACGTGGAATTGCTGGCGCCGCATGCACGCATGGGGATTCCCATCGTTGGCACCGAGCCGAGCTGCATTCTGACATTGCGTGACGAGTACATCGATCTCCTGCCGGGGAACGAAGACGCGCAATTGGTCGCAAAGCATGCCTTCATGATCGATGAGTATCTCGCCAAGCTGGATGCAGATGGCGAGCTGGGCATCAACTGGAAGGCGAGCGACCGTGATGACGTCTTCTTCCATGGGCATTGCCATCAGAAAGCGTTGATCGGGATGGGGCCGTCGATGTCGATCCTGAAGTCGGCAGGTTGCTCGGCGCAGGAGAGTGGCGCCGGATGTTGCGGCATGGCGGGTTCGTTTGGCTACGAGGCCGAGCATTACGACGTCTCGAAGCGGATCGGCGAAGAGCGGCTCTTCCCCGCGATCGACAAGCTGAACACCTCGACCACCGTGGCGGTGGCCGGAGTCTCCTGCCGGCAACAGATCGACCATTTCACTGGCCGGGATACCCGTCATATTGCAGAAGTGCTCGCCGACCGGATCGACAGATCCCGTCCGTGGAGTCCGCCGCCGACGCACACGCCGTTGCCCGAGGTCGAGCCGACTCCGGAAGCGCAGGCACATGCGGATCAAGTGGGAATCGAGGCGCCGTAGGGCAGAGACGGAGTTGGGCGTCTGGGAGCGGTCCTCGACAACTTACCAGGATGCGAACACATGATCTATACTGGTTTCTGCTCGCACCGAGCCGTTCTTTCGCTACAGTCGTTCGACGAGATGCCGCTATGACTACGCTTCCCAATCGTCCCAATACCGCCGTGCTCGTTATCGATGTCCAGAACGGGGTCGTGGCCAACGGGCACAACCGCGAGGCCGTCGTTGCCAACATCAACGAGGTGGTGGCGAAAGCACGTGCGGCGCAGGTGCCAGTGGTCTGGATTCAGCACGATGACGAGGGCCTGCCAAAGGGGAGCGACGATTGGGAGATCGTTCCAGAGCTCGTCCCCGGCGACGGTGAGCCGAGGATCGAAAAGCAGTACGGTGATTCGTTCGAGGCGACGATCCTCGATTCCCTGCTGGCAGGGCTTGGGGTCGGTAGCCTCGTGATTACGGGCGCCCAGACCGATGCTTGCGTGCGCTCGACGCTCCACGGAGCAGTGGCCCGGGGATACGATGCGCTGCTGGTTGGCGATGCGCACACCACCGACGACTTTAGCGCGTACGGGATGCCGCCAGCGGACAAGGTCATTGCGCACACGAATATGTATTGGCAATACCAAACGGCACCGGGCCGCACCATGGGTGTTCTGGCGGCGGCGGAGATTTCCTTCGACAACGTCTGAGCGTTTGCTGTGTCCTGCACCGCCCGCGTGCAATGGACAACGGCTCGGGCGAATTCGCCCGAGCCGTTGTCGTGATGCCCCGTAGGCAGGGAAAGCCCGGTAGCCGCTACTCCTCGGTGCCAGGTTCGTTCTCGTGCGACGGTTCCTGCCGGAGCCGTCGCGCGGTCAGATATGCAGCCAGCGCACCTGCGCCGGCAAGGAGGAACCCGCCTCCTTCGCTCGTGCTCCCGCTTCCGGTACCCGGCAGGGTGGAGACTGGCGGCGTGTAGGTCGTGCAGCATTTGGACGAGCAGCTGCCGTCATGACAGCAGCAGAGGCCGGAGTCGCAATCGCTGTCCTGCGCGCAACCAGGGACGCAGCAATTGGCGGAACAGGTACCGTCATTGCAGCAGCAGGCGTCCCAGGCGCAATCGTCGTTGCTTTGGCAATAGCAATCGCAGCTGCCTTCGACGCAGCCGCAGCCTTCGGGACAGCGGCGATTCGGGTCGAGCCCGATGGCTGCGTCGTCGATACAGCATTCGATGTCGCGGCACTGGCCAGCGCAGCAGATCGATCCCGTGGGGCATTCATGATCGCTGCAGCATGCAGCGCATACCGATCCATTCCCGGTATCGCAGCAGACAAGGCCATCGCAGCAGTCGAGTTGGGCGGGCCAATCGTCGCTGGCCGCGGACACTTCCAACAGACCGCACACCTCGCCAAATCCAACACAGCATTCACCGTCGGAAACGCAGATGTTGTCGCAGCAGACCAGGCTACCGCGTTCACACGGCACGCAGTCGCCCTGATGGCAGAGTTCGCACGATCCGCAATCTGAATCGTCGCAGCACTCCGAGCAGAACAGTTCATTGCCTTCGCAGCACGCCACTTGCCCTTCCGGGCAAAGAATCGAGTCTGGCACGCAGGCGCCATCGAGGCAGGTTGCGCAATCGCCACAGTCAAGTGGCTGGCATGCGCCACCGTCGATACAACGCTCGCATGGTTCACAATCGTCGGTGCTGCAGCATTCCTGGCAGATTCCGGCGCAGCAGAGGAGACCGGCCGCACACTGGGTGGCGCAGGCGCCGCAGTTCGCGGCATCGCTTCCGAGGTCGACGCACATGTCATTGCAGAGAACTTGCCGCTCTGGGCATTGAGCGGTTGCCTGGTCGAGCCTGGTGGCGGCAGCCCCGCCCAGGATGGCTCCCCCGGCGAAGATCTTGAGGACTTTGCGGCGAGTGTGCCCCTCGGCCAACAGACGCGTCCACGCGTCGAATCGCTTATCGTCCATGTGAATACCCTCCTGTTCGAACTGGTCCTCTCCGTCAAGGTCCGTTCGATCGAAGGCCAACTGGACCTTCACGGGGGGCACCCTTGGATACTACGCCTGCGCTCGGGAACAGGAGAATTTGGGTAGGGGTGCGACACCGACACAAGGCACGACCTGTCGATGCGCGGCATGATGCCCGGGGATCACAGGGGTGAGCGTTGTCGGCGCGCCGTCTATTGATAGATAACGATGTCTGGCGGTGGCGCGAGGGCCAGAACCTCTTCCGGCGTCATGAGCGGGACGTCCTGCTGGTACCAGAGCTTGAACCCGTAGAAGTCGAACGGCACTTCGCCGGCGACCACGTTGTAGGTCTCCGTCTTGGCGACCGGATCGCCCCAGCCGTCGACTTCGAGCACGAACTGCACGCCATCCGGGACGACGATCTGGTCCTTGTTCGTGATCGAGTAGAGATTGAACTGATGGACGATCAGGATCTTGGGCGGCAGGCCGTTTTCGGCTGAGATGTTGGCGAGCTCCTGCAGGGCCCAGTTGACATCGGCAGCGTCGATCTGACCAAGCACCTCGCCGGGGACTTCGCCCTCGTTGACACTGAACTCCGGATCGAGCGCCAGATGGACATGGGGATAGAGCAGGTATTCACGCACGGCGTGCAGCTCTTGCTCGGTGGTGTTGTAGCCGTACTGCATGTCGAGAATCAGCAGCAAGTCGTTGGCCGCGGTGAAGTCGACATATTCCTGAATCCAGTCCGGGCTGGTGTATTCGAGGTAGTTGCCATCCGCGCCGGCGTCGCGTTGCGCGACCGAGGCGATCACCTCGTAGGCCAGCTTGACGGGACGGGTGGGATCGGCTGCTTCATAGGCCGCGGCCTGGTCTTGCAGGATCGGGAGCAGATCTTCCTTGGCGTATTCGCCAAGGATTCCCATGAGCTCGTTGGTGGGAAAGCCGTAGTAGGAGAGGATGCGATTCGCCGGGAGCAGGTAGCCGTCGTCCGCGCTGGTTCCATCGCTCTGCGCCACGACGCGAGAAAAACTCGGGGCGAGCGCGGCAGCGGAAAGGGCCGCCGATCCTATCAGGAACGATCGTCGCGAAGGAGTCGATGGCCGCACGATTGCAGGATCCTTTCCATGGGAGCGCTGATCGAAAGGCGAACGCTCCAGCTCCGCTGGTGAGAACGGAGTTGGAGCGTTCAGTATCAGTAACGCACGAAACGCCGAAAATGGTCTCATTTACGAACGAATGCTGGGTCGGAGGCTATCTCCGTTCCGGGTCAGATGCGTTGGACACTCGACCCTGGACCCTGGACAGCAACTAGATCAGCAAGTTGCATGCCAGGAATCCGTCGTTGTACCCGCCCATGATGGCGGAGACGCGTTGTTCTCCGTTGCCGTGCGCTTGTTCGTCGTACTCGCCGATGTATTGCGGATCGCCAAGCATCTGGATGGCAAAGGTGGCC from Thermomicrobiales bacterium encodes:
- a CDS encoding aromatic acid exporter family protein; this encodes MRAKLILIVEYLTGVKGPLRSALDWFRAHGLGERVIKSALAAVIAWLLAGLLPDNPAPILAPLTAIFSINLTIAGSMRDAVQRVLGVVFGILLAVLISEYIGANSWAIFLVILISFYVGRRLGLDPSGIQQIAVSALLIVLGAASKAIDDAAVLHLANTLIGTGVGLLLNASVAPPNHLPDARRRLLEVGEAIQDDLRMLAEAARTGISNDEALTTLHLARETNAELLELDTALNQARESLQFNLLGRRQRDVLGLYHQADLALEHASIQTRMIARALADATAQDAPLGWLLGDALGAPLADLLDMGVETLDAYLTRIREGDLTGGFPIDTDRLTGYQAAIARRAADFDGELRPGGWIYLGEVVALATQLITDLSTPTDQLERVPNVESFELA
- a CDS encoding M23 family metallopeptidase → MPSGKDDTNTMRIDRRKLLASAAMAGFGAKQRTAAAQNSPAFALPLGWEGAIPCDGTIIRHAFDVENTSLYPGWWHTGENWYLDFDGNSAGAPVYAVADGIVVFAGSDYPGRVVIIQHDGGVLSMYGHLDYALLVGEGDTVSRGQLIARVLNKTDGRSPSHLHFEMRTFLTESIVNGDAPWYDYPCGYQCPPGPGYWPFDSELLPTEIGWLNPLHVIYGRAYGPDIPTGAEVMVALSGSEFPVRASRSGEANRTVTLEPGLRLPLLEIDTGPEATLETSATAYQVWCKVELPDGTNGWISALRATNEFIQSDGRPAAIRIDLLLG
- a CDS encoding FAD-linked oxidase C-terminal domain-containing protein encodes the protein MSTATVTAPKSNVSRATLETSRVLQAELKARINGEVRFDRTSRMLYSTDASNYQIEPVGVVIPRSMDDAIGAIELAASHGVPILPRGGGSSLAGQTVGAALVIDFSKYLSRIHDLNVEEGTVLAEPGLNLESLNNQLKANKLMFGPDPSSSNRATIGGVIGNNSTGAHSILYGMTGDNVLAVRAALATGGVAELSQVSAETLAAQAAADDPRGRLLRDILAFREANRDLIARDFPPHWRRSTGYSLNELLKPDGEFNPARLLVSSEGTLATVLQARMKLAPTPKQTALVLLQFAELVPAMEATSHILECEPSAVELMDRMLIDLTRAQPGYASRISFIEGNPAGILAVEFYGESEAELVSRCAALEAHLKKHKVAMSAEPLRVLDAKRQADIWKVRKDGLGLLYSIRGDYKPIPVIEDVSVPVEHLPEFVGAVERMCAEHGTTAAYYAHASAGCLHIRPLINLKSEDGIRMMKEMADEAAQMAHRFGGVMSGEHGDGLQRSELNEVIFGPELYQAMRQFKAIFDPDGIMNPGKKVDAPPMTENLRLGVDYHPVELKTHIDFSREGGFMAAVEMCNGAAVCRKTKAGTMCPSYMATKDEMDTTRARANALRNALAGNIFEPADLTRKETYEVMDLCLSCKACKTECPSSVDMAKLKIEFLAQYYEANGVPTRAKIFGNIHTLSRLGSMFAPVANLALTTPLSAPVMRAVGVHPERKMSTFKHNTFVKRWKKHVRGLPPNRPTRGAVVYFHDTFATYNYPHIGMAAVELLEAAGFQVIIEERRACCGRPMLSKGLVNDARKNARRNVELLAPHARMGIPIVGTEPSCILTLRDEYIDLLPGNEDAQLVAKHAFMIDEYLAKLDADGELGINWKASDRDDVFFHGHCHQKALIGMGPSMSILKSAGCSAQESGAGCCGMAGSFGYEAEHYDVSKRIGEERLFPAIDKLNTSTTVAVAGVSCRQQIDHFTGRDTRHIAEVLADRIDRSRPWSPPPTHTPLPEVEPTPEAQAHADQVGIEAP
- a CDS encoding isochorismatase family protein yields the protein MTTLPNRPNTAVLVIDVQNGVVANGHNREAVVANINEVVAKARAAQVPVVWIQHDDEGLPKGSDDWEIVPELVPGDGEPRIEKQYGDSFEATILDSLLAGLGVGSLVITGAQTDACVRSTLHGAVARGYDALLVGDAHTTDDFSAYGMPPADKVIAHTNMYWQYQTAPGRTMGVLAAAEISFDNV